One window of Perca flavescens isolate YP-PL-M2 chromosome 15, PFLA_1.0, whole genome shotgun sequence genomic DNA carries:
- the LOC114569015 gene encoding uncharacterized protein LOC114569015 isoform X3, with the protein MCALLGVTLVIKSENEEIVPIYQRPAGLSLKVPEDFDIFSMDDNELEELLKPVAQTCWSEERMKMDDDEIVEGTTATLWGTKHSEDVSVKPNMDSTKSDMGFTVLSFARLDQWDLDDVLRNLKEDGLPLQRVSVEPSKTHADGDKDRSQGNIMERLVTFCQSQSSKYLPETVKTPNHIRQNVCNKSSERMEAELQLSHQECPTVYIDLRCPDPSIKPPTTSPNLTSASKSPAKLNTHQETPHAKKPNLKVHAESRMGDKEVTGKSMLLQKIREMNRNRNKYPNKYTDPPYSVPGNEAEEQKEKLPQPVESTCSHESHHVWEDKQSSHVQLEYRNPKMESPPTTQQTTIKESKHLSDQQQVKQTLQHEQHQQIFKQLQIHRPHKSVNQTQPAAERTDVLYDFEASHLPSISTLPANIESKGCMLLTVNLSSPGMVEARAHGRKKHLDPAATKSDIYNTLVAWFLSLVGPDPGHNEDEVGAQVPFWVAGLQQLWTEGGLALHVLAVAHQSYTPRKRDVDIHAPFYNHVCRFLSETSLTVIAGWLPQLKSLLGQQAYASPIHLPSSCLNDVISTTSNKKVIDRTFCLSPGFYWQTVETQERVCKGRESTQELHTEVSVALGCKAFLLHPLKTHYTLQLILDSGLDVCGLRLLYPPQGFLRDSAGAVPAFQRTDETCQPVLALAVQGLQAHTVLKDLTSSLDHLLPRKTDPTSVNPLHCRGQEPPLFYSPRLASQVHRELCLWFSGRLPGGNAQNHHRVAPSDARVGGSLFSLSRSPSFLCATTKADLLLVVSPAVPPCCYSHVLAVCEHRGFSLRGLRSLQLESNKAAVIGLSNQQTLVFCSPHSVSQDQGPLELPSHCLLLLLRRENAVHHSVSLPAALMREFKAQKLLGCIHSRLDGVNTVEPSFCFHTVPYSTNLFHIFVKCMWAVPDPSRVILSHKKCSFNSDMEQVAVLTLCGKYMSQGLNLLHRVLAEGPQGDVRHAGFKLLGLKWLPALTRLQAQEVSPYEVGEQLCKDSLENLMSSPALVCALRRVDVFSSLRKLLPRDYPGNLSVLMSPTPEVAFRQASLFFFEHEMIPDHSVLPVLKFPPQNCSIKGPQTVLTVCLFKPGIWTHSLAKIGHTLQLSGLTFVGLHIVSLDKSNAASLLPAQSDPSDLEAHVEYLCSGSSLALCLQGENAVRRLLDVLSQDDSSLWTYYASGSYPKAIQDVKRLFPEGLCCTETSTMRQEQILSMRSDLLASVERKQSCTLAPVDQDGLSPSMVSGTNGEIRGAVWQTTCLLIPLNASPLSQVPSELDMLEQLLRSGCHLVAGRMSILDNEQRKHIADTLKMSSRRDERMAHLYTTAPCLIMALQGKAIVTCLNMILESIYKVRPDLEKAGEIIIYPENQKEAKQLICYLFDALSPESCHTVVP; encoded by the exons ATGTGTGCATTACTTGGTGTAACATTAGTAATAAAG TCTGAGAATGAAGAGATTGTCCCCATATATCAAAGACCAGCTGGTCTTTCCCTGAAGGTCCCTGaagactttgacattttttcaatgGATGATAATGAACTAGAG GAGCTGTTGAAACCTGTAGCTCAGACATGCTGGTCAGAAGAGCGTATGAAGATGGATGATGATGAAATTGTGGAAGGCACTACTGCCACTCTGTGGGGTACAAAACACTCAGAAGATGTCTCTGTAAAACCAAATATGGACAGCACAAAATCTGATATGGGTTTTACTGTTCTTTCATTTGCG AGGCTTGACCAGTGGGATTTGGATGATGTCCTCCGAAATCTGAAAGAGGATGGGCTGCCTTTGCAACGTGTGTCAGTTGAGCCTTCAAAAACACATGCAG ATGGTGACAAGGACAGATCCCAGGGAAATATAATGGAGAGACTAGTTACTTTCTGTCAGAGCCAATCATCTAAGTATCTGCCAGAGACTGTGAAAACGCCAAACCACATCAG ACAGAATGTGTGCAACAAATCATCGGAGAGGATGGAAGCAGAGCTGCAGCTGAGCCACCAGGAATGTCCCACTGTTTATATTGACCTGCGTTGCCCTGATCCTTCAATAAAACCACCAACAACATCCCCAAATCTTACATCAGCGTCAAAGTCACCAGCCAAACTTAACACTCACCAGGAAACACCACATGCAAAGAAACCCAATCTCAAAGTGCATGCTGAATCACGGATGGGGGACAA GGAAGTGACTGGCAAGAGTATGTTGCTTCAGAAAATCAGGGAGATGAATAGAAATAGGAATAAATATCCCAATAAATATACAGATCCTCCCTATTCAGTGCCAGGAAATGAGGCAGAAGAACAGAAAGAGAAGTTACCCCAGCCTGTAGAGTCTACATGTAGCCATGAGTCACACCACGTGTGGGAAGATAAACAATCTTCACATGTACAGTTGGAGTACAGAAACCCTAAAATGGAAAGCCCACCAACAACTCAGCAAACTACAATCAAAGAATCAAAACATCTGAg TGACCAACAGCAAGTTAAGCAGACATTACAACATGAACAACACCAGCAGATTTTCAAACAACTACAAATACATCGTCCACACAAATCTGTCAACCAGACGCAGCCAGCTGCTGAAAGGACTGATGTTCTTTATGATTTT GAAGCATCTCATCTACCGTCAATCAGTACGCTACCAGCAAATATTGAAAGTAAGGGGTGTATGCTACTGACCGTCAACCTCTCCAGTCCTGGCATGGTTGAAGCAAGAGCTCATGGGAGGAAAAAACATCTGGATCCAGCTGCAACCAAATCAGACATCTACAACACTTTAGTGGCTTGGTTTTTGTCTTTG GTTGGCCCAGACCCAGGCCATAATGAAGACGAGGTTGGTGCACAGGTCCCATTCTGGGTTGCAGGACTTCAGCAGCTGTGGACAGAGGGTGGACTTGCTTTGCATGTTTTAGCTGTGGCTCATCAGTCTTATACACCAAGG AAAAGGGACGTAGACATCCATGCACCTTTCTATAACCATGTCTGCAGGTTCCTCTCTGAGACCTCACTCACTGTAATCGCTGGCTGGCTACCTCAGCTCAAAAGCTTGCTGGGCCAACAAGCCTATGCCTCACCCATCCATCTGCCCTCTTCCTGTTTAAATGATGTCATCTCCACCACCTCCAACAAAAAG GTTATAGATAGGACATTTTGTCTCAGTCCAGGGTTTTACTGGCAGACTGTGGAAACTCAGGAGCGTGTTtgtaaggggagagagagcacaCAAGAGCTGCACACAGAG GTATCAGTCGCTCTGGGATGCAAAGCTTTCCTCCTTCATCCCCTCAAAACACACTACACCCTCCAGCTTATTCTCGACTCAGGACTCGATGTGTGTGGTCTGCGGCTCCTTTATCCACCACAGGGGTTCCTGAGGGACAGTGCTG GTGCTGTACCAGCCTTCCAGAGAACTGATGAGACCTGCCAGCCTGTTCTTGCCCTTGCTGTTCAGGGCCTTCAAGCCCACACAGTGTTGAAAGATTTAACTAGTTCCTTAGATCATCTGCTGCCCAGAAAGACAGATCCAACTTCTGTTAACCCTCTCCACTGCAGAGGTCAAGAACCTCCACTCTTCTACTCCCCTCGACTGGCCAGTCAAGTCCACAGGGAGCTGTGCTTGTGGTTTTCAGGAAGACTTCCAGGAGGAAATGCACAGAATCACCACCG AGTTGCCCCTTCAGATGCCAGAGTCGGAGGCAGCCTGTTCAGTTTGAGCAGATCACCTTCCTTTCTGTGTGCTACAACAAAAG CTGACTTACTCCTCGTGGTGTCGCCTGCTGTGCCTCCATGTTGCTACAGCCATGTGCTGGCTGTTTGTGAACACAGAGGCTTCAGTCTGCGGGGGCTGCGGAGCCTGCAGCTTGAGAGCAATAAAGCTGCAGTCATTGGACTCTCCAACCAGCAG ACCCTTGTGTTCTGTAGTCCACATTCTGTGAGCCAGGATCAGGGTCCGCTAGAGCTGCCCTCTCACTGTCTGTTGTTGTTACTGAGGAGAGAGAATGCAGTGCACCACAGTGTTAGTCTGCCAGCAG CCCTAATGAGAGAATTTAAGGCACAAAAGCTTCTGGGTTGCATCCACTCCAGACTTGATGGCGTTAACACAGTAGAGCCAAGCTTCTGCTTCCACACTGTGCCTTACAGCACTAACCTGTTCCATATCTTTG ttaAGTGTATGTGGGCAGTGCCAGATCCTTCCAGGGTGATCCTGTCCCATAAGAAGTGTTCATTCAACTCTGACATGGAACAAGTGGCAGTTTTGACCTTGTGTGGGAAATACATGAGCCAAGGCCTGAACCTCCTACACAGAGTGCTGGCAGAAGGGCCACAAG GTGATGTCCGACATGCAGGATTCAAGCTGCTTGGCCTGAAGTGGCTGCCTGCATTGACTCGACTTCAGGCTCAGGAAGTGAGTCCATACGAGGTGGGAGAGCAGCTCTGTAAAGACAGCCTGGAGAATCTGATGTCCTCTCCTGCCCTAGTGTGTGCTCTTAGACGGGTGGATGTTTTTTCTTCACTGAGGAAGCTTCTACCACGCGACTACCCCGGTAACCTCAGTGTCCTGATGTCACCCACACCTGAAGTGGCTTTCAGACAAgcctccctcttcttctttgaACATGAGATGATTCCTG ACCACAGCGTACTCCCAGTTCTGAAGTTCCCTCCCCAAAACTGCAGTATAAAAG GTCCACAGACAGTGCTCACTGTGTGCCTGTTCAAGCCAGGAATCTGGACTCACTCTCTGGCTAAAATAGGCCACACACTCCAGCTGAGTGGGCTCACATTTGTGGGCCTGCATATAGTGAGCCTGGACAAAAGCAATGCTGCCTCACTACTACCTGCACAAAGT GACCCCTCAGACTTGGAGGCCCATGTGGAGTACTTGTGCTCTGGCTCCTCACTAGCCCTCTGCCTCCAGGGGGAGAATGCTGTGAGGAGGCTGCTGGATGTGCTGAGCCAAGATGACTCATCCCTGTGGACCTATTATG CATCAGGATCATATCCGAAAGCAATTCAGGATGTGAAGAGGCTTTTTCCAGAGGGGCTCTGCTGTACTGAGACCAGCACAATGAGACAGGAGCAG ATACTTAGCATGCGTTCAGACCTTTTAGCCTCTGTGGAGCGCAAACAGAGCTGCACACTGGCCCCTGTGGACCAGGACGGTCTGTCACCTTCAATGGTATCAGGAACAAATGGAG AGATACGCGGTGCCGTCTGGCAGACAACTTGTCTGCTGATACCCTTAAATGCTTCACCTCTCAGCCAAGTGCCATCCGAGCTGGACATGCTTGAGCAGCTGCTGAGGTCAGGCTGCCATCTGGTGGCAGGGAGGATGAGCATACTGGATAATGAGCAGAGGAAACATATCGCTGACACACTGAAAATGTCATCGAGAAGAGATGAAAGG ATGGCTCATCTTTACACAACGGCACCCTGTCTCATCATGGCTCTACAAGGGAAAGCGATTGTGACATGCTTGAACATGATCCTTGAAAG CATTTACAAGGTCAGGCCAGATCTCGAAAAAGCGGGGGAAATTATTATCTACCCAGAGAATCAGAAAGAG GCCAAGCAGCTGATATGCTACCTATTTGATGCCTTGTCTCCTGAGAGCTGTCACACTGTTGTGCCATAA
- the LOC114569015 gene encoding uncharacterized protein LOC114569015 isoform X2, giving the protein MDLNHSSCWDSILEKSENEEIVPIYQRPAGLSLKVPEDFDIFSMDDNELEELLKPVAQTCWSEERMKMDDDEIVEGTTATLWGTKHSEDVSVKPNMDSTKSDMGFTVLSFARLDQWDLDDVLRNLKEDGLPLQRVSVEPSKTHADGDKDRSQGNIMERLVTFCQSQSSKYLPETVKTPNHIRQNVCNKSSERMEAELQLSHQECPTVYIDLRCPDPSIKPPTTSPNLTSASKSPAKLNTHQETPHAKKPNLKVHAESRMGDKEVTGKSMLLQKIREMNRNRNKYPNKYTDPPYSVPGNEAEEQKEKLPQPVESTCSHESHHVWEDKQSSHVQLEYRNPKMESPPTTQQTTIKESKHLSDQQQVKQTLQHEQHQQIFKQLQIHRPHKSVNQTQPAAERTDVLYDFEASHLPSISTLPANIESKGCMLLTVNLSSPGMVEARAHGRKKHLDPAATKSDIYNTLVAWFLSLVGPDPGHNEDEVGAQVPFWVAGLQQLWTEGGLALHVLAVAHQSYTPRKRDVDIHAPFYNHVCRFLSETSLTVIAGWLPQLKSLLGQQAYASPIHLPSSCLNDVISTTSNKKVIDRTFCLSPGFYWQTVETQERVCKGRESTQELHTEVSVALGCKAFLLHPLKTHYTLQLILDSGLDVCGLRLLYPPQGFLRDSAGAVPAFQRTDETCQPVLALAVQGLQAHTVLKDLTSSLDHLLPRKTDPTSVNPLHCRGQEPPLFYSPRLASQVHRELCLWFSGRLPGGNAQNHHRVAPSDARVGGSLFSLSRSPSFLCATTKADLLLVVSPAVPPCCYSHVLAVCEHRGFSLRGLRSLQLESNKAAVIGLSNQQTLVFCSPHSVSQDQGPLELPSHCLLLLLRRENAVHHSVSLPAALMREFKAQKLLGCIHSRLDGVNTVEPSFCFHTVPYSTNLFHIFVKCMWAVPDPSRVILSHKKCSFNSDMEQVAVLTLCGKYMSQGLNLLHRVLAEGPQGDVRHAGFKLLGLKWLPALTRLQAQEVSPYEVGEQLCKDSLENLMSSPALVCALRRVDVFSSLRKLLPRDYPGNLSVLMSPTPEVAFRQASLFFFEHEMIPDHSVLPVLKFPPQNCSIKGPQTVLTVCLFKPGIWTHSLAKIGHTLQLSGLTFVGLHIVSLDKSNAASLLPAQSDPSDLEAHVEYLCSGSSLALCLQGENAVRRLLDVLSQDDSSLWTYYASGSYPKAIQDVKRLFPEGLCCTETSTMRQEQILSMRSDLLASVERKQSCTLAPVDQDGLSPSMVSGTNGEIRGAVWQTTCLLIPLNASPLSQVPSELDMLEQLLRSGCHLVAGRMSILDNEQRKHIADTLKMSSRRDERMAHLYTTAPCLIMALQGKAIVTCLNMILESIYKVRPDLEKAGEIIIYPENQKEAKQLICYLFDALSPESCHTVVP; this is encoded by the exons ATGGACCTGAATCATTCGTCGTGTTGGGATTCGATTCTAGAGAAG TCTGAGAATGAAGAGATTGTCCCCATATATCAAAGACCAGCTGGTCTTTCCCTGAAGGTCCCTGaagactttgacattttttcaatgGATGATAATGAACTAGAG GAGCTGTTGAAACCTGTAGCTCAGACATGCTGGTCAGAAGAGCGTATGAAGATGGATGATGATGAAATTGTGGAAGGCACTACTGCCACTCTGTGGGGTACAAAACACTCAGAAGATGTCTCTGTAAAACCAAATATGGACAGCACAAAATCTGATATGGGTTTTACTGTTCTTTCATTTGCG AGGCTTGACCAGTGGGATTTGGATGATGTCCTCCGAAATCTGAAAGAGGATGGGCTGCCTTTGCAACGTGTGTCAGTTGAGCCTTCAAAAACACATGCAG ATGGTGACAAGGACAGATCCCAGGGAAATATAATGGAGAGACTAGTTACTTTCTGTCAGAGCCAATCATCTAAGTATCTGCCAGAGACTGTGAAAACGCCAAACCACATCAG ACAGAATGTGTGCAACAAATCATCGGAGAGGATGGAAGCAGAGCTGCAGCTGAGCCACCAGGAATGTCCCACTGTTTATATTGACCTGCGTTGCCCTGATCCTTCAATAAAACCACCAACAACATCCCCAAATCTTACATCAGCGTCAAAGTCACCAGCCAAACTTAACACTCACCAGGAAACACCACATGCAAAGAAACCCAATCTCAAAGTGCATGCTGAATCACGGATGGGGGACAA GGAAGTGACTGGCAAGAGTATGTTGCTTCAGAAAATCAGGGAGATGAATAGAAATAGGAATAAATATCCCAATAAATATACAGATCCTCCCTATTCAGTGCCAGGAAATGAGGCAGAAGAACAGAAAGAGAAGTTACCCCAGCCTGTAGAGTCTACATGTAGCCATGAGTCACACCACGTGTGGGAAGATAAACAATCTTCACATGTACAGTTGGAGTACAGAAACCCTAAAATGGAAAGCCCACCAACAACTCAGCAAACTACAATCAAAGAATCAAAACATCTGAg TGACCAACAGCAAGTTAAGCAGACATTACAACATGAACAACACCAGCAGATTTTCAAACAACTACAAATACATCGTCCACACAAATCTGTCAACCAGACGCAGCCAGCTGCTGAAAGGACTGATGTTCTTTATGATTTT GAAGCATCTCATCTACCGTCAATCAGTACGCTACCAGCAAATATTGAAAGTAAGGGGTGTATGCTACTGACCGTCAACCTCTCCAGTCCTGGCATGGTTGAAGCAAGAGCTCATGGGAGGAAAAAACATCTGGATCCAGCTGCAACCAAATCAGACATCTACAACACTTTAGTGGCTTGGTTTTTGTCTTTG GTTGGCCCAGACCCAGGCCATAATGAAGACGAGGTTGGTGCACAGGTCCCATTCTGGGTTGCAGGACTTCAGCAGCTGTGGACAGAGGGTGGACTTGCTTTGCATGTTTTAGCTGTGGCTCATCAGTCTTATACACCAAGG AAAAGGGACGTAGACATCCATGCACCTTTCTATAACCATGTCTGCAGGTTCCTCTCTGAGACCTCACTCACTGTAATCGCTGGCTGGCTACCTCAGCTCAAAAGCTTGCTGGGCCAACAAGCCTATGCCTCACCCATCCATCTGCCCTCTTCCTGTTTAAATGATGTCATCTCCACCACCTCCAACAAAAAG GTTATAGATAGGACATTTTGTCTCAGTCCAGGGTTTTACTGGCAGACTGTGGAAACTCAGGAGCGTGTTtgtaaggggagagagagcacaCAAGAGCTGCACACAGAG GTATCAGTCGCTCTGGGATGCAAAGCTTTCCTCCTTCATCCCCTCAAAACACACTACACCCTCCAGCTTATTCTCGACTCAGGACTCGATGTGTGTGGTCTGCGGCTCCTTTATCCACCACAGGGGTTCCTGAGGGACAGTGCTG GTGCTGTACCAGCCTTCCAGAGAACTGATGAGACCTGCCAGCCTGTTCTTGCCCTTGCTGTTCAGGGCCTTCAAGCCCACACAGTGTTGAAAGATTTAACTAGTTCCTTAGATCATCTGCTGCCCAGAAAGACAGATCCAACTTCTGTTAACCCTCTCCACTGCAGAGGTCAAGAACCTCCACTCTTCTACTCCCCTCGACTGGCCAGTCAAGTCCACAGGGAGCTGTGCTTGTGGTTTTCAGGAAGACTTCCAGGAGGAAATGCACAGAATCACCACCG AGTTGCCCCTTCAGATGCCAGAGTCGGAGGCAGCCTGTTCAGTTTGAGCAGATCACCTTCCTTTCTGTGTGCTACAACAAAAG CTGACTTACTCCTCGTGGTGTCGCCTGCTGTGCCTCCATGTTGCTACAGCCATGTGCTGGCTGTTTGTGAACACAGAGGCTTCAGTCTGCGGGGGCTGCGGAGCCTGCAGCTTGAGAGCAATAAAGCTGCAGTCATTGGACTCTCCAACCAGCAG ACCCTTGTGTTCTGTAGTCCACATTCTGTGAGCCAGGATCAGGGTCCGCTAGAGCTGCCCTCTCACTGTCTGTTGTTGTTACTGAGGAGAGAGAATGCAGTGCACCACAGTGTTAGTCTGCCAGCAG CCCTAATGAGAGAATTTAAGGCACAAAAGCTTCTGGGTTGCATCCACTCCAGACTTGATGGCGTTAACACAGTAGAGCCAAGCTTCTGCTTCCACACTGTGCCTTACAGCACTAACCTGTTCCATATCTTTG ttaAGTGTATGTGGGCAGTGCCAGATCCTTCCAGGGTGATCCTGTCCCATAAGAAGTGTTCATTCAACTCTGACATGGAACAAGTGGCAGTTTTGACCTTGTGTGGGAAATACATGAGCCAAGGCCTGAACCTCCTACACAGAGTGCTGGCAGAAGGGCCACAAG GTGATGTCCGACATGCAGGATTCAAGCTGCTTGGCCTGAAGTGGCTGCCTGCATTGACTCGACTTCAGGCTCAGGAAGTGAGTCCATACGAGGTGGGAGAGCAGCTCTGTAAAGACAGCCTGGAGAATCTGATGTCCTCTCCTGCCCTAGTGTGTGCTCTTAGACGGGTGGATGTTTTTTCTTCACTGAGGAAGCTTCTACCACGCGACTACCCCGGTAACCTCAGTGTCCTGATGTCACCCACACCTGAAGTGGCTTTCAGACAAgcctccctcttcttctttgaACATGAGATGATTCCTG ACCACAGCGTACTCCCAGTTCTGAAGTTCCCTCCCCAAAACTGCAGTATAAAAG GTCCACAGACAGTGCTCACTGTGTGCCTGTTCAAGCCAGGAATCTGGACTCACTCTCTGGCTAAAATAGGCCACACACTCCAGCTGAGTGGGCTCACATTTGTGGGCCTGCATATAGTGAGCCTGGACAAAAGCAATGCTGCCTCACTACTACCTGCACAAAGT GACCCCTCAGACTTGGAGGCCCATGTGGAGTACTTGTGCTCTGGCTCCTCACTAGCCCTCTGCCTCCAGGGGGAGAATGCTGTGAGGAGGCTGCTGGATGTGCTGAGCCAAGATGACTCATCCCTGTGGACCTATTATG CATCAGGATCATATCCGAAAGCAATTCAGGATGTGAAGAGGCTTTTTCCAGAGGGGCTCTGCTGTACTGAGACCAGCACAATGAGACAGGAGCAG ATACTTAGCATGCGTTCAGACCTTTTAGCCTCTGTGGAGCGCAAACAGAGCTGCACACTGGCCCCTGTGGACCAGGACGGTCTGTCACCTTCAATGGTATCAGGAACAAATGGAG AGATACGCGGTGCCGTCTGGCAGACAACTTGTCTGCTGATACCCTTAAATGCTTCACCTCTCAGCCAAGTGCCATCCGAGCTGGACATGCTTGAGCAGCTGCTGAGGTCAGGCTGCCATCTGGTGGCAGGGAGGATGAGCATACTGGATAATGAGCAGAGGAAACATATCGCTGACACACTGAAAATGTCATCGAGAAGAGATGAAAGG ATGGCTCATCTTTACACAACGGCACCCTGTCTCATCATGGCTCTACAAGGGAAAGCGATTGTGACATGCTTGAACATGATCCTTGAAAG CATTTACAAGGTCAGGCCAGATCTCGAAAAAGCGGGGGAAATTATTATCTACCCAGAGAATCAGAAAGAG GCCAAGCAGCTGATATGCTACCTATTTGATGCCTTGTCTCCTGAGAGCTGTCACACTGTTGTGCCATAA